A genomic window from Aestuariirhabdus litorea includes:
- a CDS encoding glutamine synthetase family protein, translating into MAGKLTLEELKSEVNNGQIDTVLACQVDMQGRLMGKRFQAEFFVDSAWQETHSCNYLQATDMEMETVPGYQSTSWEAGYGDYVMKPDLGTLRRIPWLEGTALVLCDLLDHHTHQEVAHSPRAILKKQIARLHAMGMKPYMATELEFFLFRDSFEQAHAKGYRNLELISPYNEDYHIFQTTKEENVMRAIRNGLQGANIPVENSKGEAAAGQEEINVRYAEALTMADNHAIIKNACKEIAWQQGHAVSFMAKWHFDTAGSSSHVHQSLWSLEGTPLFYDREAEHGMSPLMRQYMAGLLHNASDITYFLAPCINSYKRFVEGTFAPTKAIWSLDNRTAGYRVCGENSKSVRVECRVGGADLNPYLAMAALIAAGIDGIENQRELEPEFKGDAYKGGAEVREIPTTLRHAADALEQSTLLRSAFGDAVVDHYVHAARWEQLEYDRRVTDWEVQRGFERA; encoded by the coding sequence ATGGCGGGAAAACTGACCCTCGAAGAGCTCAAATCCGAGGTCAACAATGGACAGATCGATACCGTGCTCGCGTGTCAGGTCGATATGCAGGGACGCCTCATGGGCAAGCGCTTCCAGGCCGAATTCTTTGTCGACAGCGCCTGGCAGGAAACGCACAGCTGTAACTACCTGCAGGCCACCGACATGGAGATGGAAACCGTCCCCGGTTACCAGTCCACCAGCTGGGAGGCGGGATACGGTGACTACGTCATGAAGCCCGACCTCGGCACCCTCAGGCGCATCCCCTGGCTCGAAGGGACCGCCCTGGTGCTGTGCGACCTGCTGGATCACCACACTCACCAGGAGGTTGCCCATTCGCCGCGCGCCATCCTGAAAAAGCAGATAGCGCGCCTGCACGCCATGGGAATGAAACCCTATATGGCCACCGAGCTGGAGTTTTTCCTGTTTCGGGACAGTTTTGAACAGGCCCACGCCAAGGGCTATCGCAACCTCGAGCTGATCAGCCCCTACAACGAGGATTACCACATTTTCCAGACCACCAAGGAGGAGAATGTGATGCGGGCGATCCGCAACGGCCTGCAGGGGGCCAATATCCCGGTGGAGAACTCCAAGGGGGAAGCGGCCGCCGGACAGGAGGAGATCAACGTCCGCTACGCCGAGGCCCTGACCATGGCGGACAACCACGCCATCATCAAAAACGCCTGTAAGGAGATCGCCTGGCAGCAGGGCCACGCCGTCAGTTTTATGGCCAAGTGGCACTTCGACACCGCCGGCAGCTCCTCCCACGTGCACCAGTCGCTCTGGTCGCTGGAGGGCACCCCCCTCTTTTACGACCGCGAGGCGGAACATGGCATGTCGCCCCTGATGCGCCAGTACATGGCGGGCCTGCTCCACAACGCCAGTGACATCACCTATTTCCTGGCACCCTGCATCAACTCCTACAAGCGCTTTGTCGAAGGTACCTTCGCCCCCACCAAGGCGATCTGGAGTCTCGATAACCGCACCGCAGGCTACCGGGTGTGCGGAGAGAACAGCAAGTCGGTACGCGTTGAATGCCGGGTCGGGGGCGCCGACCTCAACCCCTACCTGGCGATGGCGGCACTGATCGCCGCCGGCATCGACGGCATCGAAAACCAGCGCGAGCTGGAGCCGGAATTCAAGGGGGATGCCTACAAGGGTGGCGCCGAGGTGAGGGAGATCCCCACCACCCTGCGCCATGCCGCCGATGCCCTGGAACAGTCGACCCTGCTACGCAGCGCATTCGGTGATGCAGTGGTCGATCACTACGTCCACGCCGCCCGCTGGGAACAGCTCGAGTACGACCGCCGAGTCACCGACTGGGAGGTACAGCGCGGCTTCGAGCGCGCCTGA
- a CDS encoding TRAP transporter substrate-binding protein — protein MTDKKDKDINESNTRRDFLKKAGAASAAVVGTSVLGAPAVHAASNKKIKWRLQTYAGPALAEHVIKPSIDAFNKVANGEMEIELYYADQLVPTGELFRAMQRGTIDAVQSDDDSIAAPVDISVFGGYFPFASRYSLDVPVLFNQYGLNEIWEEAYSEVEGVTWLGAGSWDPCNFATVEPINSLADLKGKRVFTFPTAGKFLSRFGVVPVTLPWEDIEVAVQTGELDGIAWSGITEDYTVGWADVTNYFLTNNISGAWVGSYFANSDRWNELPEHLQTLFKLCMDSSHYYRQHWYWGGEAHLRTSGTKMKLTSIPDAEWATVEAEAHKFWDEIAAKSERNARVVKILKEYSAVMEKAGKPYRCS, from the coding sequence ATGACTGACAAGAAAGATAAGGATATAAACGAGTCCAATACTCGTCGCGATTTTCTCAAGAAAGCCGGAGCGGCATCCGCCGCCGTAGTCGGAACATCAGTGCTGGGCGCGCCCGCCGTTCACGCGGCCAGCAACAAGAAGATCAAATGGCGGCTGCAAACCTACGCCGGCCCGGCCCTGGCTGAGCACGTCATCAAGCCCTCCATTGATGCCTTTAATAAGGTCGCCAACGGTGAGATGGAGATTGAGCTCTACTACGCCGACCAGCTGGTTCCCACCGGTGAGCTGTTCCGGGCCATGCAGCGCGGTACCATCGATGCGGTACAGAGTGACGATGACTCGATCGCGGCGCCGGTGGATATCTCGGTGTTCGGCGGCTACTTCCCCTTCGCCAGCCGTTACAGCCTTGACGTCCCCGTGCTGTTCAACCAGTACGGCCTCAACGAGATCTGGGAAGAGGCCTACAGCGAAGTGGAGGGGGTAACCTGGCTGGGTGCCGGCTCCTGGGATCCCTGCAACTTTGCCACGGTGGAACCGATCAACAGCCTGGCTGACCTCAAGGGCAAGCGGGTCTTCACCTTCCCTACCGCGGGCAAGTTCCTCTCCCGTTTCGGCGTGGTGCCGGTCACCCTGCCCTGGGAAGATATCGAGGTCGCGGTGCAAACCGGTGAGCTCGATGGAATCGCCTGGTCCGGAATCACCGAGGACTATACGGTAGGCTGGGCCGACGTCACCAACTACTTCCTCACCAACAACATCTCCGGCGCCTGGGTGGGCTCCTACTTCGCCAACAGCGACCGCTGGAATGAGCTGCCGGAGCACCTCCAGACCCTGTTCAAACTCTGTATGGACAGCTCCCACTACTACCGCCAGCATTGGTACTGGGGAGGGGAAGCTCATCTGCGTACCAGCGGCACCAAGATGAAGCTGACCTCGATCCCCGATGCCGAATGGGCGACCGTGGAAGCCGAGGCGCACAAGTTCTGGGATGAGATCGCTGCCAAGAGTGAGCGTAACGCCCGGGTGGTTAAGATCCTCAAGGAGTACTCCGCGGTGATGGAAAAAGCCGGCAAGCCCTATCGCTGCAGCTAG
- a CDS encoding TRAP transporter large permease, which produces MSYEMIALLMFASMMVMLMTGQRVFAAIGFVAVISALLMWGDGGSEMAFSAAMKLMKWYPLLTLPLFIYMGYMLSESGIAEDLYKMFHVWMGPLNGGLAIGTIGLMVVVSAMNGLSVAGMAIGASIAMPELLRRGYDKIMVTGVIQAGSSLGILVPPSVVMVLYSMIARQPVSKLWMAGVLPGLMMAALFVIYIVVRCRLQPEMGPALSQEERKVPWPQKLALLRAGILPLLIFFSMTGLFLMGYASLVESAAYGATAATLAALFKRRLTRQVMDQTLKKTLVISCMFMWIILAALCFGAVFDGLGAVRAIEGFFVDQLGLGPWQILIMMQLSYIIMGMFLDDTAMLVIVAPLFIPLVGALGFDLVWYGILYTITCQIAYMTPPFGYNLFLMRAMAPPEVSLGDIYRSVIPFVLIMTCALVLIMAFPQIALWLPEAYYGN; this is translated from the coding sequence ATGAGTTACGAGATGATCGCACTGCTGATGTTCGCCTCCATGATGGTGATGCTGATGACCGGTCAACGGGTATTCGCCGCCATCGGCTTTGTGGCCGTGATCTCTGCCCTGTTGATGTGGGGTGACGGGGGATCGGAAATGGCCTTCAGTGCGGCCATGAAACTGATGAAATGGTATCCCCTACTGACCCTGCCATTGTTCATCTACATGGGCTACATGCTGTCGGAGTCCGGCATCGCCGAAGATCTCTACAAGATGTTCCATGTCTGGATGGGGCCCCTCAACGGCGGACTGGCCATCGGCACCATCGGCCTGATGGTGGTGGTGTCCGCCATGAACGGCCTCAGCGTTGCCGGCATGGCGATCGGGGCCAGCATCGCCATGCCTGAACTGCTCAGGCGCGGCTATGACAAGATTATGGTGACCGGGGTGATTCAGGCGGGCAGCTCCCTCGGCATTCTGGTTCCCCCCAGCGTGGTGATGGTGCTCTACAGCATGATCGCCCGCCAGCCGGTCAGCAAACTCTGGATGGCGGGAGTGCTACCGGGGTTGATGATGGCCGCCCTGTTTGTCATCTACATCGTAGTACGCTGCCGCCTGCAGCCGGAGATGGGGCCCGCCCTCAGCCAGGAGGAGCGCAAGGTACCCTGGCCACAAAAACTGGCGCTGCTCCGGGCCGGCATACTGCCGCTGCTGATCTTCTTTTCCATGACTGGCCTTTTCCTGATGGGCTATGCCAGCCTGGTGGAAAGCGCCGCCTACGGCGCCACTGCCGCCACCCTGGCCGCCCTCTTTAAGCGCCGCCTGACCCGCCAGGTGATGGACCAGACCCTGAAGAAGACGCTAGTCATCAGCTGCATGTTCATGTGGATCATCCTGGCCGCCCTCTGCTTCGGCGCCGTGTTCGACGGCCTGGGGGCCGTGCGGGCCATCGAAGGCTTCTTTGTGGACCAGCTCGGTCTGGGTCCCTGGCAGATACTGATCATGATGCAGCTCTCCTACATCATCATGGGGATGTTCCTCGATGACACCGCCATGCTGGTGATCGTTGCACCGCTCTTTATTCCCCTGGTGGGGGCCCTCGGCTTCGACCTGGTGTGGTACGGCATTCTCTACACCATCACCTGCCAGATCGCCTACATGACGCCGCCCTTCGGCTACAACCTGTTCCTGATGCGGGCCATGGCACCACCGGAGGTTTCCCTGGGGGATATCTACCGCTCCGTCATCCCCTTTGTTCTGATCATGACCTGTGCACTGGTGCTCATCATGGCCTTCCCGCAGATCGCGCTCTGGCTTCCGGAAGCCTACTATGGAAACTGA
- a CDS encoding TRAP transporter small permease subunit — MPKAIRLYVHYVDKVNRVVGRCAMYLIFAMMGILLYSSFMKTFFIPALWSLEMAQFVMVAYYLVGGAYSMQEDGHVRMDLFYSQWSDRTRTLVDAVTVLFLITYLGFLLYGGLFSTQYAIKYSEESYSAWAPSMAPIKIIMVIGIFLMLLQAISCLFKDVAKLKGEQLS; from the coding sequence ATGCCAAAAGCGATCCGCCTCTATGTCCATTACGTTGATAAGGTGAACCGGGTGGTCGGCCGCTGCGCGATGTACCTGATCTTCGCCATGATGGGAATACTGCTCTACTCCTCGTTTATGAAAACCTTTTTCATTCCTGCCCTCTGGAGCCTGGAGATGGCGCAGTTTGTGATGGTCGCCTATTACCTCGTGGGGGGAGCCTACTCGATGCAAGAGGATGGCCATGTGCGCATGGATCTCTTCTACAGCCAGTGGAGCGACCGCACCCGCACCCTGGTTGACGCGGTCACCGTCCTTTTCCTGATCACCTACCTGGGCTTTTTGCTCTACGGCGGACTCTTCAGCACCCAGTACGCCATCAAATATAGTGAGGAGAGCTACTCCGCCTGGGCGCCCTCCATGGCGCCCATCAAGATCATTATGGTCATCGGTATCTTCCTGATGCTGTTGCAAGCGATCTCCTGCCTGTTCAAGGATGTCGCCAAGCTGAAAGGAGAGCAGCTCTCATGA
- a CDS encoding N-formylglutamate amidohydrolase gives MKHNAPKDMPQWVHKAVETINPEGSSHFLLVCEHASNRIPPALDRLGLSPEQIESHIAWDPGALEVARRLSSSLDAPLVAACVSRLVYDCNRPPESPDAVCTLSENDPIPGNLNLTPAQHQARVEQVYEPFRQTLANLLANRVTRQQPTLLVTLHSFVPVYKGVPREVEIGILHDSDSRLADLMLEAPLNSPPRVVRRNEPYGPADGVTHTLKEHALPLGLPNVMIEIRNDLLQQSAGQQQIADLLQQQLQRAARSLLSDHPTPPPTE, from the coding sequence GTGAAACACAACGCGCCAAAGGATATGCCGCAGTGGGTTCATAAAGCCGTTGAAACCATCAACCCGGAGGGCTCCAGTCACTTCCTGCTGGTGTGTGAGCACGCCAGCAACCGGATTCCTCCTGCCCTTGATCGGCTGGGGCTCTCTCCCGAGCAGATCGAAAGCCATATCGCCTGGGACCCGGGCGCCCTGGAGGTAGCCAGGCGATTGTCGAGCTCCCTGGATGCACCCCTGGTCGCCGCCTGCGTGTCACGCCTGGTCTACGACTGCAACCGCCCACCTGAGTCGCCCGACGCGGTCTGCACCCTCAGCGAAAACGACCCCATACCGGGCAACCTCAACCTGACACCAGCCCAGCACCAGGCACGGGTCGAGCAGGTTTACGAGCCCTTTCGCCAAACCCTCGCCAACCTGCTCGCCAACCGGGTCACCAGACAGCAACCCACCCTGCTGGTGACCCTCCACTCCTTTGTCCCGGTCTATAAAGGGGTGCCCCGCGAGGTGGAGATCGGCATCCTGCATGACAGTGACTCACGTCTCGCGGACCTGATGCTCGAGGCTCCCCTCAACAGCCCGCCACGGGTCGTTCGTCGCAATGAGCCCTACGGCCCTGCAGACGGCGTAACCCACACCTTGAAGGAGCACGCGCTGCCCCTGGGCCTGCCCAACGTCATGATCGAGATACGCAACGACCTACTGCAGCAGAGCGCCGGGCAACAGCAGATTGCCGACCTGTTGCAGCAGCAGCTGCAGCGCGCCGCCCGCTCCCTGCTCAGCGACCACCCCACCCCACCCCCTACCGAGTAA
- a CDS encoding MurR/RpiR family transcriptional regulator, whose product MSKAPFTVAERIRNQFERLTRTERRLANALLENYPVSCLGSITAIAATASVSTPTVVRMVKKLGFSGVADFQASLHAELEESISNPITKFNRWSDSAPDEHILNRFADATMNNLRQSLKQIDPATFDAVAELLSDTEHAMHVVGGRITHSLADYLFTHLQVMRKGVTRVASNSNTWPHYLLNMEEGDLLVAFDIRRYEHNIHHFAKMARARGVRLVLFTDQWGSPAGQYAEQVFNLRIEAPSAWDSSVVILFVIEALIAAVQSRIWDQSKERMGELESLFDETRLFKKFF is encoded by the coding sequence GTGAGCAAAGCCCCCTTTACCGTTGCCGAGCGCATCCGCAATCAGTTCGAGCGCCTGACCCGTACCGAGCGACGGCTGGCTAACGCCCTGCTGGAGAACTATCCGGTCTCCTGTCTTGGTAGTATTACCGCGATCGCTGCAACGGCGTCGGTTTCAACCCCTACCGTGGTAAGGATGGTGAAAAAGCTGGGCTTCAGTGGGGTGGCGGATTTCCAGGCATCGCTGCATGCTGAGCTGGAAGAGAGCATCAGCAACCCGATCACCAAGTTTAACCGCTGGAGCGACAGCGCCCCGGACGAGCATATCCTCAACCGGTTTGCGGACGCGACCATGAACAACCTGCGCCAGTCCCTCAAACAGATCGACCCGGCCACCTTTGATGCGGTGGCTGAGTTGCTATCGGATACGGAGCACGCGATGCATGTGGTGGGCGGGCGCATTACCCACTCCCTGGCAGACTATCTCTTCACCCACTTGCAGGTGATGCGCAAGGGGGTCACCCGGGTGGCCTCCAACTCCAATACCTGGCCCCACTACCTGCTGAACATGGAGGAGGGGGACCTGCTGGTGGCCTTTGACATCCGCCGCTATGAACACAACATCCACCACTTTGCCAAGATGGCCCGCGCCCGGGGGGTACGGCTGGTGCTCTTTACCGACCAGTGGGGATCACCGGCGGGGCAATACGCCGAACAGGTGTTCAACCTGCGCATTGAGGCACCCTCAGCCTGGGATTCTTCGGTGGTGATTCTGTTTGTGATCGAAGCCCTGATCGCGGCGGTTCAAAGTCGCATCTGGGATCAGAGCAAGGAGCGCATGGGCGAGCTGGAGTCCCTGTTCGATGAGACCCGCCTGTTCAAGAAGTTTTTCTGA
- a CDS encoding patatin-like phospholipase family protein, producing the protein MMLRKKKQLPDPIIDKRALVLSGGGARAAYQVGVLKAIAEILPEQAPNPFPIICGTSAGAINAATLASHPGTFQESVDNLERVWRNLSPERIYHTSTRSLLRSLLRIGLSLFNQGATETKPLSLLDNAPLMTLLREEVDFDRLDDAIGSGALEALCVTAMGYSTGQSVSFFQGHPQLLPWRRAQRVGSPCELTHDHLLASSAIPTIFPAVKIHREYFGDGALRQMAPISPALHLGANHILVVGVSGNRNPVHWGRRRSVRHTPSMAQIMGQMFNSAFIDAMESDIEHLERINRLLGLIPEETRRQEGLPLRRVESLIVSPSEEIDLIAGRKVRSLSRALRFALNAVGATKRGGGATAASYLLFTADFCGTLIDLGYKDTMWERAAIESFFDLSASNGAPPTPVPTRADAEVGIRKTS; encoded by the coding sequence ATGATGCTCAGGAAAAAAAAGCAGCTCCCCGACCCTATTATCGACAAGCGCGCACTGGTGCTCTCCGGCGGCGGCGCCCGGGCGGCTTACCAGGTGGGCGTTCTCAAGGCGATTGCCGAAATTCTTCCCGAGCAAGCCCCTAATCCGTTCCCCATCATCTGCGGCACCTCGGCCGGGGCCATCAACGCCGCGACCCTGGCCAGCCACCCGGGCACATTCCAGGAGTCGGTGGATAACCTGGAGAGGGTCTGGCGCAACCTTAGTCCCGAGCGTATCTACCACACCAGTACCCGCTCGTTACTGCGTAGCCTGCTGCGGATCGGCCTCTCCCTGTTTAACCAGGGCGCCACCGAAACAAAACCCCTCTCGCTGCTCGACAATGCCCCCCTCATGACCCTGCTCAGGGAGGAAGTTGATTTCGACCGTCTCGATGACGCCATCGGTAGCGGCGCCCTTGAGGCCCTCTGTGTCACCGCCATGGGTTACAGTACCGGCCAGTCGGTCAGCTTTTTCCAGGGACATCCACAGCTGCTCCCCTGGCGACGGGCACAGCGGGTGGGCTCCCCCTGCGAGCTGACCCACGACCACCTGCTCGCCTCCTCCGCCATCCCCACCATCTTTCCCGCCGTTAAGATCCACCGGGAGTACTTTGGCGACGGCGCCCTGCGGCAGATGGCCCCCATCAGCCCCGCCCTCCACCTGGGGGCCAATCACATACTGGTGGTCGGAGTCAGTGGCAACCGCAATCCGGTGCACTGGGGAAGGCGACGTTCGGTCCGCCACACCCCCTCCATGGCCCAGATCATGGGGCAGATGTTCAATAGCGCTTTTATTGATGCAATGGAAAGCGATATTGAGCACCTGGAGCGAATCAATCGCCTGCTCGGACTCATACCCGAAGAGACCCGACGCCAGGAGGGGCTCCCCCTCAGGCGAGTCGAGAGCCTGATTGTCTCCCCATCCGAGGAGATTGACCTGATCGCCGGACGTAAGGTGCGCTCATTGTCCCGCGCACTGCGTTTTGCCCTCAACGCCGTGGGGGCCACCAAACGCGGCGGCGGCGCTACCGCAGCCAGTTACCTGCTCTTTACCGCGGATTTCTGTGGCACCCTGATCGACCTCGGCTACAAGGACACCATGTGGGAGCGGGCAGCGATCGAATCCTTCTTCGACCTCAGCGCCAGCAACGGTGCCCCCCCGACCCCCGTGCCCACCCGCGCCGATGCCGAGGTAGGGATCAGAAAAACTTCTTGA